In Xanthomonas sp. SI, the following are encoded in one genomic region:
- a CDS encoding response regulator encodes MKILIVDDYRTMRRVIQNLLNRLGYDDVAEAADGASALATLRADKVGLVLCDWNMQPMTGLQLLREIRRDRAIASTPFIMVLADNSRDDIIALKDAGADGYLVKPFNAETLQAKIKAVL; translated from the coding sequence ATGAAGATTCTGATCGTCGACGATTACCGAACGATGCGGCGTGTCATCCAGAACCTGTTGAACCGGCTCGGCTATGACGACGTGGCCGAGGCCGCCGACGGCGCGTCGGCGCTGGCCACGTTGCGTGCGGACAAGGTCGGCCTGGTCCTGTGCGACTGGAACATGCAGCCGATGACCGGCTTGCAGCTCCTGCGCGAGATCCGCAGGGACCGCGCGATAGCAAGCACGCCGTTCATCATGGTCCTCGCCGACAACAGTCGGGACGACATCATCGCGCTCAAGGATGCGGGGGCGGACGGCTACCTCGTGAAGCCTTTCAACGCCGAGACGCTGCAAGCCAAGATCAAGGCCGTGCTCTGA
- a CDS encoding cytochrome C biogenesis protein, whose amino-acid sequence MVTAGFCIAAVLMLGIALGVLLWPLLRRRPGARRLRLGAAALLAVALPLASAGLYLLVGDPAALAGVPVQAAPAPDQRAAQRALQQWLDQAAAAVQAKRSAEARDAYAQALRIDPDNSDALLGWVEADMAEQADFAVGTTAHGMLERVLAQQPDNQRALWMLGIGEFQQRRYANAAAQWRHLQGLLPEASPLRDAVAQKIAAAEAMAATPTPAPSAAR is encoded by the coding sequence ATGGTGACCGCCGGCTTCTGCATCGCCGCCGTGCTGATGCTCGGTATCGCGCTGGGCGTGCTGCTGTGGCCGCTGCTGCGTCGGCGTCCGGGCGCGCGCAGGTTGCGGCTTGGCGCCGCGGCGCTGTTGGCCGTGGCGCTGCCGCTGGCCAGCGCCGGCCTGTATCTGCTGGTCGGCGATCCGGCCGCCCTTGCCGGCGTGCCCGTGCAGGCCGCGCCAGCGCCCGACCAGCGCGCGGCGCAGCGGGCGCTGCAGCAATGGCTGGACCAGGCCGCGGCGGCCGTGCAGGCAAAACGCAGTGCCGAAGCGCGCGACGCCTATGCGCAGGCGCTGCGGATCGATCCGGACAACAGCGACGCGCTGCTCGGCTGGGTCGAGGCGGACATGGCCGAGCAAGCCGATTTCGCCGTCGGCACGACCGCGCACGGCATGCTCGAGCGCGTGCTCGCGCAGCAACCGGACAACCAGCGCGCCCTGTGGATGCTCGGTATCGGCGAATTCCAGCAGCGCCGCTACGCCAACGCCGCGGCGCAGTGGCGACACCTGCAAGGCCTGCTGCCCGAGGCTTCCCCGCTGCGCGACGCGGTGGCGCAGAAAATCGCCGCCGCCGAAGCGATGGCCGCGACGCCCACGCCTGCGCCCTCCGCAGCGCGCTGA
- a CDS encoding retroviral-like aspartic protease family protein, giving the protein MPVSATNPNSRIYRIRPTASKLGACGLALTALLASAIWPRDATAEVAMTPGVTGHLLVPVFVNGKGPYKFMLDTGADTSAVYAWFAAEQHLPSGKTATISGATGDVEETTTRVESLSLDGRAIQHLDVDTIPDRTDGVKIAGIVGADLLMDRLTVMDTGCQTVSLLPRGKNAARLAGRSATLIEAGSIKNGKQLTLPVTVNGVAGVATLDSGARSSMINTTFANAAQIDPGSAAFRDGPPARGAVQTPIPSRIGPIGTVSFPGSTQRNVVARVVDLPVFDDAGYSNGHAFNIGVDMLQAMHITLDYSARRVWIGPSSCAAKSGSR; this is encoded by the coding sequence ATGCCGGTTTCCGCGACAAACCCGAACAGCCGCATCTATCGGATCAGGCCGACGGCAAGCAAGCTCGGCGCATGCGGCCTCGCGCTGACCGCGTTGCTCGCGAGCGCCATCTGGCCGCGCGACGCGACGGCGGAGGTCGCGATGACGCCGGGCGTCACCGGGCACCTGCTGGTCCCGGTGTTCGTCAACGGCAAGGGACCCTACAAGTTCATGCTCGACACCGGCGCCGACACCAGCGCGGTCTATGCCTGGTTCGCGGCGGAACAGCATCTCCCCTCCGGCAAGACCGCAACCATCAGCGGCGCGACCGGAGATGTGGAGGAAACGACGACGCGGGTAGAGTCGCTCTCCCTCGACGGCAGGGCGATCCAGCATCTCGATGTGGACACCATTCCCGACCGGACCGACGGCGTGAAGATCGCCGGAATCGTCGGCGCCGATTTGCTGATGGACCGCCTCACGGTGATGGATACCGGGTGCCAGACCGTTTCGCTGCTGCCGCGCGGCAAGAATGCAGCACGGCTCGCCGGACGCAGCGCGACCTTGATCGAGGCAGGTTCGATCAAAAACGGCAAGCAATTGACACTGCCGGTCACCGTCAACGGCGTGGCCGGCGTGGCGACGCTCGACAGCGGCGCCCGCTCGTCGATGATCAACACCACCTTCGCCAACGCCGCGCAGATCGATCCCGGCTCGGCAGCGTTCCGCGACGGGCCGCCCGCGCGTGGCGCCGTCCAGACCCCCATCCCTTCGCGTATCGGCCCGATTGGCACAGTGAGCTTTCCGGGATCGACCCAGCGCAACGTCGTGGCGCGCGTCGTCGACCTGCCGGTGTTCGACGATGCCGGGTACTCCAACGGGCACGCATTCAACATCGGCGTGGACATGCTCCAGGCCATGCACATCACGCTCGATTACAGTGCGCGCCGGGTATGGATTGGCCCGTCAAGCTGTGCTGCCAAGTCAGGCAGCCGCTGA